Below is a genomic region from Echinicola rosea.
GCAGCAAAAGAACTATGTGAAAAGGGACTAAAAACCTTGGTGCTGGAACGCGGCAAGAATGTGGAACACATAAAGGGCTACCCCACCACAAACCTGAACCCTTGGGAACTCGATCACCGCGGATGGTCGACCAATGAAAGCAAGGAGAAGCATCCCATCCAAAGCCGATGCTATGCCTTTGGTGAAGATACCCAGCAATTTTGGGTAAATGACCTCGAAAATCCCTACAATGAAGTCAAACCATTCAATTGGCTCAGAGGCTACCATGTAGGCGGCCGCTCACTGATGTGGGGAAGACAGTGCTACAGGCTGAGCGATATTGATTTTGAAGCAAATGCCAAAGATGGCCATGGGGTGGACTGGCCGGTAAGGTATAAGGACTTGGCACCATGGTACACGTATGTGGAGAAATTTGCAGGGATATCTGGCCAAGCGGAGGGACTCCCCCAGTTACCTGACAGCCACTTTTTGCCAGCGATGGAAATGAACTGCGTGGAAAAGCACGTTGCCGCACGGGTAAAAGAAAAGTTTGACGACCGGATCATCACCATTGGCAGGGCCGCACATGCTACGGAGGCCATCAATGGTCGAGGACCATGTCAATATCGGAACCTCTGTGCCAGAGGCTGTCCTTTTGGTGGGTATTTTAGCAGTAACTCAGCTACACTTCCCGCCGCCATGCAGACAGGGAATATGACTTTGCGTCCTTATTCTATCGTGACTGAAGTCCTGTACGACAAGGAAAGTGGCAAAGCAAAAGGCGTCCGTATCATGGATGCCGAGACCAAAGAATATACGGAGTATTATGCGAAGATTGTTTTTCTGAATGCTTCGACCTTGGGCTCTGCATATATCTTGCTGAATTCAGTTTCTGACGCATTCCCTAATGGCTTGGGAAATGGTAGCGAGCAAGTAGGACATAACCTGATGGACCATCACTTTGGCGTGGGTGCTTCAGGAACCATCGAAGGCTTTGGGGATAAATATTATTATGGGCGCAGGCCAAATGGCATCTATGTGCCTCGTTTTAGAAACATCAGTGAAGCCACCAAACGGGAAGATTATGTGCGTGGTTTTGGCTATCAGGGAGGTGCTGGACGTGGTCGCGGCCAAGGCGGCCCAGCAGGAGTAGGTGCTGACTTTAAGCTCTCCAAAACCCAGCCTAGTGAAGATTGGAGCTTTGGGATCGGCTCTTGGGGTGAGCATTTGCCGTATTATGAAAATAAGGTAAGCCTTAATCATGAGAAGCTGGACGCCTATGGACTGCCAACGTTGGACATTGATTGCGAATTTAAGGAGAATGAAAAGGCCATGCGAAAAGACATGCGGCAAAGTGCTGTTGAGATACTGGAAGCAGTAGGTGCCAAGAATATCAGCTCCTATGACAGTGCCCCGCCTCCGGGACATTGTATTCACGAAATGGGTACTGTAAGGATGGGACGGGACCCCAAGACTTCCGTACTCAATGGTTACAATCAAATGCACGAAGTCCCCAATGTGTTTGTCACGGATGGCTCTTTTATGGCCTCCTCAGCCTGTCAAAATCCATCACTTACCTACATGGCTTTTACGGCGCGGGCATGTGATCATGCCGTAAAGGAGCTTAAGAAGCAGAACCTGTAAATAGCTTTTCTTATTTGTCATGGATAAATAGGCAGGGGATGCCTTGTGCTTTTTATCCATGGCATTTTATTTAATGTAAAATTGACCTTATACCCCATGACCCTTTCACCTGCGAAAGTCCTATCGGTTGCAATGACCATATTCCTGAGTGTATTTGGAAGCTGTGTGGCGCAAGTAAATGATGTTCCGGCCATCGTGCTATCTTCGATTAGGGGAGAGCACAGTAAGGCAGATACAGTGGCTTTTCGGCTTGGTGAGCAGGCTTTGGATAAGGTAGAAGTGACCTTTTTAGGCGATCAAGCAGAACTTTTTTCAACAAATAAAATAGCATCCATAGATGATAAATTGGTCGTGTCTGTGCAGTTTAAACCAAGCATGGAATTCATTGGTCTTGCTGAGGTGGTCATGGAAATATCACAGGACGGTGAAGTATTGGTCAGTAGGCCAGTTCGTGGCTTGAGCACAAAAGCCTTGGAAGGCGAAAATGAACCTCCTTTGTCCTTGGTGGTTCAGGCACTTGGCTGGAAACTGGATCTAGGATGGACTGGACTGGCCCACCATACCACGGCCGATCTGCAAGGTGATGAATTGTCGGTAAAGTATTTTAGAAAAGCGGAAGGTGCTGAAACTGTGGAGATGATACCGGTAGCACGATATAGCCCACCATTTGAGCTTCCCTTTGGGTATTATAAATCCGGCATTGAGCCCCCCGTATTGAAGCAGGTAGGCGTGCTGGCAAATAGTGCCAGCTATCCTGAACACCAAACCCTGTACCCATCCCTCGAGGAAGGGAAGACTTCATTTGATCCGGGTAAATTGTCTTTTGGCTTTTATACCACCAGCCCGAGCCATGTGGCCTATTCAGAAGACCGTTGGAATCATTTGCTTCATCCAGACCATGCTGTTCATGCCTGTAGGGTGTATGCGGTTAAGGATAATAATGGAAAAGTTCTTCCAGAACAATACTTGGTATGTTTTGAAGAAGCTGCCAATGGGGATTATCAGGACTATGTCTTTTTGGTGAAATACGTGGTTGCAGAATAGTGGTTGGTACTAAGTGAACTATTGTGGGTAAATTTTTAGTTTAAGACCCTGCTTATTCTGGGTTAAATTTGGGTTCTATATGATTTAGTGTGGGTAAGTATTAGGATAGATTGTTAAATTTTAGTGAAATGGCTCCTTTAACCTTTGTCACTTTTTTGCTACAGGTCAAAAAAGTGACCAAAAAAAACCGCCGCATTTCATCTATTGGGCTAAAATCAAACCCCGCCCACATGCAGGCAAACTCCTCGTGTTTAGCTTGCAACAACCATTTTTTCCACCATTTCGTCAAACAAGCCTGCCCTTTTTCCGCCCGCTTGTTTAATTTCTTCATGCCCAATAGCTGCTAGGCGGATGATGTCCTTGGGGCTATTTTATTAGGTAATGATTAATCATCAGGATTTTAATAAAATAATACCCACTGTAATCCATATAGAGATTAAATTTGTCCTATTGGCCTAGTTTGGCAATTTCATATTTTTATCTTTGCAGCTTCATGCACAAGTAACATGCTTTTTGACAGATGATTCTTTTAGTTTTTACCTAATAATTGTTAAAATTACTTAAATATTAAACAATTGTTTAACCTTTTTAATTAAACGTTTGTTTAACTACTATAACAAAACAACTTTGCATCATGGAACTCAATGAAAAAAAGGTGAAGATCATGGAAGTAGCCGAAAAGCTCTTTGCAAAAAATGGTTTTTCGGGGACTTCCGTCAGGGAGATCGCAAAGAAAGCAGATGTGAATATCGCGATGATTTCCTATTACTTTGAGAGCAAAGAAAAATTGCTGGAAGCAATATTTCATTATAAAGGGGACTACCTGAAAGTTATGGTAGAAAATTTACTCCAAAAGGATTCCTTTACCCGTTGGCAAAAGCTGGATTGGTTGGTGGATGAATATGTGGACAGATTTTTGGAAAACCAATACCTGCACCGGATTATCTTACGAGAAAGCGGCTTGCACAGCAAGGGAAGCCTGAGGGAGTTTATAGATAAACAACGCTATGGCCATTATAAAATGGTAAAAGAGTTTATCGAAAAAGGGCAAAAAGATGGCGAGTTTAAAGAAGGATGTGATTTATTGATGCTTTATTCATTGCTGCCGGGAACCACCAAGCACTTGCTTTTTCATGAATCCTTTATGAGGCATGTGATCAAGGGGGAGACAGGAAAGGATATTGATTTGGATGATCTAAAGGTCAGGACTCAGTCGTTTCTGAAAATGACCTTGCGCGTACTCCTTCAGAAGGATTAAATAGCTGTCATCCGTGAGGATAGTGCTGTTTGCCCAGTTTATTCTGTGGTCTCCCGGCTTTGGTAGTGCTTTCAATAGCGGGATCAGGTGATCACCTGATATTATCCCAAACAGAATGTAAAGTTCCAAAAGAACGACCACTGTCGCTATAAATTTGCCCTGTAAAAAAGTACCAACTACATAGCTGGTGCTTTTTTTATGGTATTTCGACGTGTTAAGAAGTAGTGAAAATTACATGTTTAAGTGTATTTTATATA
It encodes:
- a CDS encoding TetR family transcriptional regulator, which produces MELNEKKVKIMEVAEKLFAKNGFSGTSVREIAKKADVNIAMISYYFESKEKLLEAIFHYKGDYLKVMVENLLQKDSFTRWQKLDWLVDEYVDRFLENQYLHRIILRESGLHSKGSLREFIDKQRYGHYKMVKEFIEKGQKDGEFKEGCDLLMLYSLLPGTTKHLLFHESFMRHVIKGETGKDIDLDDLKVRTQSFLKMTLRVLLQKD
- a CDS encoding GMC oxidoreductase — protein: MNLNIKATKENTYDAIVVGSGISGGWAAKELCEKGLKTLVLERGKNVEHIKGYPTTNLNPWELDHRGWSTNESKEKHPIQSRCYAFGEDTQQFWVNDLENPYNEVKPFNWLRGYHVGGRSLMWGRQCYRLSDIDFEANAKDGHGVDWPVRYKDLAPWYTYVEKFAGISGQAEGLPQLPDSHFLPAMEMNCVEKHVAARVKEKFDDRIITIGRAAHATEAINGRGPCQYRNLCARGCPFGGYFSSNSATLPAAMQTGNMTLRPYSIVTEVLYDKESGKAKGVRIMDAETKEYTEYYAKIVFLNASTLGSAYILLNSVSDAFPNGLGNGSEQVGHNLMDHHFGVGASGTIEGFGDKYYYGRRPNGIYVPRFRNISEATKREDYVRGFGYQGGAGRGRGQGGPAGVGADFKLSKTQPSEDWSFGIGSWGEHLPYYENKVSLNHEKLDAYGLPTLDIDCEFKENEKAMRKDMRQSAVEILEAVGAKNISSYDSAPPPGHCIHEMGTVRMGRDPKTSVLNGYNQMHEVPNVFVTDGSFMASSACQNPSLTYMAFTARACDHAVKELKKQNL